Proteins encoded within one genomic window of Vicinamibacteria bacterium:
- the hemB gene encoding porphobilinogen synthase, which produces MDLIFRPRRLRRTEPMRTLVRETELVAGELIAPLFVKDGRSLREPIDTMPGQFRLSPDEVVREAGELWSLGVRAVNLFGYSSVKDAAASQAENPEGVVPRAIRALKEALPELCVQTDVALDPYSSDGHDGLVIDGEVANDETVAVLCRMALVHAEAGADWVAPSDMMDGRVGAIRAALDEGGHTSVGILSYSAKYASCFYGPFRGALDSAPKKGDKKTYQMDPANAREALREVALDIEQGADVVMVKPALPYLDVIARVRAAFDVPVAAYNVSGEYGMIVAAAERGWIERDRAILEALIAIKRAGADMILTYFAKEAAGLLSR; this is translated from the coding sequence ATGGATCTGATCTTCCGCCCGCGTCGTCTCAGACGAACGGAGCCGATGCGCACGCTGGTCCGCGAGACCGAGCTCGTTGCCGGCGAGCTCATCGCTCCCCTCTTCGTCAAGGACGGTCGGTCTCTCAGGGAGCCCATCGACACGATGCCGGGTCAGTTCCGGCTCTCACCCGACGAGGTCGTTCGTGAAGCCGGTGAGCTCTGGTCGCTCGGTGTCCGCGCGGTGAACCTCTTCGGTTACTCTTCGGTGAAAGATGCGGCCGCCTCTCAAGCCGAGAATCCCGAAGGTGTCGTTCCTCGCGCGATTCGCGCGCTCAAGGAAGCCCTGCCCGAGCTTTGCGTCCAGACCGACGTCGCCCTCGATCCGTACTCGAGTGACGGTCACGATGGATTAGTCATCGATGGTGAAGTCGCGAACGACGAGACGGTGGCGGTGCTGTGCCGGATGGCCCTCGTCCACGCGGAAGCAGGTGCTGACTGGGTCGCGCCGTCCGATATGATGGACGGGCGCGTCGGTGCGATTCGGGCGGCACTCGACGAGGGCGGGCACACCTCGGTGGGCATCCTGTCCTACTCGGCCAAGTATGCCTCGTGCTTCTACGGCCCGTTCCGCGGTGCTCTGGACTCCGCGCCGAAAAAAGGCGACAAGAAGACTTACCAGATGGATCCGGCGAATGCGCGCGAGGCGCTTCGCGAGGTCGCCCTGGATATCGAGCAGGGGGCCGACGTCGTCATGGTCAAGCCGGCTCTGCCCTATCTCGACGTGATCGCCCGAGTTCGTGCGGCCTTCGACGTCCCCGTTGCCGCCTATAACGTGTCCGGCGAGTACGGAATGATCGTAGCCGCGGCCGAACGGGGCTGGATCGAGCGCGATCGCGCCATCCTCGAGGCACTCATCGCGATCAAGCGCGCGGGAGCGGACATGATTCTCACCTACTTCGCCAAGGAGGCGGCGGGCCTCCTCTCCCGCTAG
- a CDS encoding nuclear transport factor 2 family protein produces the protein MQAEERVREGNAAFYRALTQLDLDAMERLWLHTDWVRCIHPGWELLIGWRAVRASWEGIFQHTESHRVEVGDVAIHLSGALGWVSCVERIDARGRVSFTAATNLFQETMDGWRMILHHASIIPVTEMATQPGLVH, from the coding sequence ATGCAGGCCGAAGAGCGCGTTCGAGAAGGAAATGCGGCCTTCTACCGAGCGCTCACCCAGCTGGATCTCGATGCCATGGAACGGTTGTGGCTTCACACGGACTGGGTTCGATGTATCCATCCGGGTTGGGAGCTCCTCATCGGATGGCGGGCCGTGCGGGCGAGCTGGGAAGGTATCTTCCAGCACACCGAGAGCCATCGCGTGGAGGTGGGGGACGTGGCGATCCATCTTTCGGGCGCTCTCGGTTGGGTCAGCTGCGTCGAGCGGATCGACGCTCGAGGCCGAGTCAGCTTCACCGCTGCCACGAACCTCTTCCAGGAAACCATGGACGGCTGGCGTATGATTCTTCATCACGCCTCGATCATCCCGGTGACGGAAATGGCGACCCAGCCGGGACTCGTCCACTGA
- the pyrE gene encoding orotate phosphoribosyltransferase — protein MVEYLPEWSPTDNMGYPARLPPGGNVIESQRERFIELLAEYGVIRFGDFVLKSGRKSPYFINAGELRTGRALKGLGRAYAERLSSAGLGCDIVFGPSYKGVPLAVATALALAEGDREVGFCFDRKEPKGHGEGGLFVGMTPFDGSRVVIVDDVITSGGSIRHAAELLRASADVELTGIIVAVDRQERGREKNTLLELEEDLGVSVHAIVTIGDVVSHLGRTGRLPRDEASAISTYLDRHSANRP, from the coding sequence ATGGTCGAGTATTTACCAGAATGGTCGCCGACCGACAACATGGGATATCCTGCTCGCCTGCCACCAGGAGGTAACGTCATCGAGAGCCAACGGGAGAGATTCATCGAGCTCCTCGCGGAGTACGGCGTAATTCGCTTTGGAGATTTCGTTTTGAAGTCAGGGCGCAAGTCACCCTACTTCATCAACGCGGGGGAGCTCCGTACCGGCCGGGCCCTCAAGGGACTCGGCCGGGCCTATGCCGAGCGCCTCTCGTCCGCCGGTCTCGGCTGCGACATCGTTTTCGGTCCATCGTACAAGGGGGTCCCTCTCGCGGTGGCGACCGCGCTCGCCCTGGCCGAGGGCGACCGAGAGGTCGGTTTCTGCTTCGACCGGAAAGAGCCAAAGGGTCACGGTGAGGGCGGGCTGTTCGTGGGAATGACGCCCTTCGACGGCAGCCGCGTGGTCATCGTGGACGACGTGATCACCTCGGGCGGATCGATTCGCCACGCGGCCGAGCTTCTTCGCGCCTCGGCGGACGTGGAGCTCACCGGCATCATCGTCGCCGTGGATCGTCAGGAGCGCGGCCGCGAGAAGAACACCCTCCTCGAGCTCGAAGAGGATCTGGGCGTTTCCGTTCACGCGATCGTGACGATAGGCGACGTCGTTTCTCATCTCGGCCGCACGGGACGATTGCCCCGCGACGAAGCCTCCGCCATCTCAACTTATCTCGACCGCCACTCGGCGAACCGTCCCTGA